In Paenacidovorax monticola, the genomic window CCCACCAGCCCACGGTGCCCGTGGCGGCCAGGGCGATGAGGATGAGGCCGGCGATGATGCGCAGCGCGCGGTCGATGGTTCCTACATTGGCTTGCATGCTTCTCTCCTTGGGTTGTCGAATCGGTCAGCCGCGGCGGATGCCGCGGCCCAGTTGCAGGGCCACGGCGCCCGCCGAGCCTCCGTTGGCCGCCAGCCGGTAGCCCTGCTGGTGCAGCCACTGCAGCGCCATGCCCGAGCGGGCGCCCGACTGGCAGT contains:
- a CDS encoding YgaP family membrane protein gives rise to the protein MQANVGTIDRALRIIAGLILIALAATGTVGWWGWLGVVPLATGLFRFCPAYPLLGINTCPVKKD